The proteins below come from a single Verrucomicrobiota bacterium genomic window:
- the gmd gene encoding GDP-mannose 4,6-dehydratase, producing the protein MKKALITGITGQDGSYLAEILLEKGYEVHGIIRRSSSFNTGRIDHLYSDPHTANTNLHLHYGDLADSTQMVKLLYDLHPDEIYNLGAQSHVRVSFDIPEYTGDVVGLGTVRILEAIREAGMVQKTRFYQASSSEMFGLVQEVPQTEKTPFWPRSPYACAKVYAYWLTVNYRESYNLHASNGILFNHESPRRGETFVTRKITRAATRIKMGLQDKLYLGNLDAKRDWGYAKEYCEGMYLMLQQDNPDDYVLATHDTHSVKEFCQEAFSTLDMDFEEYVDYDKRYERPAEVELLIGDPSKAKKLLDWEPKTDFKGLVKLMVESDLQLARKELAVKQASAV; encoded by the coding sequence ATGAAAAAAGCACTCATCACAGGCATCACCGGGCAAGATGGATCTTATCTCGCAGAAATCCTTCTTGAAAAAGGCTACGAAGTACATGGCATTATCCGCCGCTCTTCTTCTTTCAACACAGGTCGTATAGATCACCTTTACTCCGACCCGCACACAGCAAACACCAATTTGCACCTCCATTACGGTGATTTAGCGGATTCCACACAAATGGTGAAGCTGCTCTACGATTTACACCCCGATGAAATCTACAACCTTGGAGCGCAAAGCCATGTTCGTGTTTCTTTCGATATCCCGGAATACACGGGGGACGTCGTCGGCCTGGGAACCGTCCGGATCCTTGAAGCGATTCGCGAAGCAGGCATGGTACAAAAGACCCGTTTTTACCAAGCCTCATCTTCTGAAATGTTTGGATTAGTTCAAGAAGTCCCACAAACAGAGAAAACACCTTTTTGGCCAAGAAGTCCTTATGCGTGCGCTAAAGTATACGCTTACTGGCTAACGGTTAACTACCGTGAATCTTACAATTTGCATGCAAGCAATGGTATCCTTTTCAATCACGAATCTCCCCGCAGAGGTGAAACATTTGTAACCCGCAAGATTACCCGTGCAGCAACGCGGATAAAAATGGGTCTTCAAGACAAACTCTATTTAGGGAATCTCGATGCAAAGCGAGATTGGGGTTACGCAAAAGAATATTGCGAAGGGATGTATCTGATGCTTCAGCAGGACAATCCTGATGACTATGTCCTGGCAACTCACGATACTCACTCAGTCAAAGAGTTCTGTCAGGAGGCGTTTTCAACTCTTGATATGGATTTCGAAGAATACGTTGACTACGACAAACGGTATGAACGGCCAGCTGAAGTGGAGCTATTGATAGGCGACCCTTCAAAGGCAAAGAAGCTACTAGACTGGGAACCCAAGACGGATTTCAAAGGCCTGGTAAAACTTATGGTTGAATCAGACCTTCAATTAGCTAGAAAAGAATTAGCTGTTAAACAAGCATCTGCTGTTTAA
- a CDS encoding GDP-L-fucose synthase → MDPSWKVYISGHRGMVGSALVRKFESLGYDEIETATREELDLTDQTAVRRFYELEKPDAVIIAAAKVGGIGANSTFPADFIYENLVIAANQIHAAYEFGVKRLLFLGSSCIYPKFAPQPIKESSLLTDELESTNEPYAIAKIAGLKLCQFYRKQHGVLFHSLMPTNLYGPGDNYNLDNSHVLPALIRKFHEAKERGHSEVVMWGSGTPQREFLHVDDLADASVFLMNLETPPDWVNVGSGEEVTILELANLIKETVGYTGTIIQDLTKPDGTPRKLLDVTVIKDLGWERKINLNTGIKKTYESFLEAKATGTIRD, encoded by the coding sequence ATGGATCCGTCCTGGAAAGTATATATTTCTGGCCATCGTGGTATGGTCGGTTCAGCTCTCGTTCGAAAATTTGAATCTCTCGGTTACGATGAGATTGAAACTGCTACCCGAGAAGAACTAGACCTTACGGACCAAACTGCAGTACGTCGTTTCTACGAGCTAGAAAAACCCGACGCGGTAATAATTGCGGCAGCGAAGGTTGGAGGAATTGGAGCAAATAGCACTTTCCCAGCGGATTTTATATATGAAAATCTTGTTATTGCGGCCAATCAGATTCATGCCGCCTACGAGTTTGGAGTGAAACGACTCCTTTTTCTAGGTAGTTCATGTATCTATCCCAAATTTGCACCACAGCCAATCAAGGAAAGCTCCTTGCTCACGGATGAGCTGGAATCTACCAACGAACCCTACGCGATAGCCAAAATAGCAGGTCTCAAGCTTTGTCAGTTTTATCGGAAACAACACGGAGTGCTTTTTCATTCCCTGATGCCGACAAACCTCTATGGTCCAGGAGACAATTATAACTTGGATAATTCTCATGTCCTCCCGGCCCTCATTCGGAAATTCCATGAAGCAAAGGAAAGAGGCCATTCAGAAGTGGTAATGTGGGGTTCAGGAACCCCACAAAGGGAATTTCTACACGTGGATGACCTGGCTGATGCCTCGGTTTTTCTTATGAATTTGGAAACCCCTCCCGACTGGGTGAATGTGGGAAGCGGCGAAGAAGTAACCATTCTCGAATTGGCAAATTTGATTAAGGAAACGGTGGGATACACCGGGACCATTATCCAAGATCTAACCAAGCCCGATGGAACACCGAGAAAATTACTCGATGTCACTGTGATCAAAGATTTAGGTTGGGAACGAAAAATAAATCTAAACACAGGCATAAAGAAGACCTACGAATCATTTCTTGAAGCAAAAGCTACAGGAACCATTCGTGATTAA
- a CDS encoding sigma-70 family RNA polymerase sigma factor — protein MDTLRSNTPESLDPSTWLDSYGDYLYRYAMMRVNNPSVAEDLVQETFLAGIKSLKNFGGRSTLKTWLTGILKFKVMDHYRKSSREKTFTQLTSFYEDEEKDHFSDNGHWLQGDFSPAEWSAEQWESIDRKEFMTQFLFCADKLPLKIRQVYLMREVDGIESKDIVEQLGITPQNLWTILHRARMALRKCLQDNWSAPDKRL, from the coding sequence GTGGACACCCTCAGGTCAAATACTCCCGAATCTCTAGATCCTTCGACCTGGCTCGATTCCTATGGAGATTACCTATATCGTTACGCCATGATGCGCGTAAACAACCCCTCGGTTGCTGAGGATTTGGTACAAGAAACTTTTCTTGCCGGGATCAAATCACTTAAAAACTTCGGTGGACGATCCACTTTGAAGACCTGGTTAACCGGGATTCTCAAATTTAAAGTCATGGACCATTATCGAAAGAGCTCCAGAGAGAAAACGTTTACACAATTAACGTCATTCTACGAAGACGAAGAGAAAGATCATTTTAGTGATAACGGGCATTGGTTGCAGGGAGATTTTTCCCCGGCTGAGTGGTCGGCCGAACAATGGGAGAGTATTGATCGGAAAGAATTTATGACTCAGTTTTTGTTTTGTGCCGACAAGTTGCCCCTAAAGATTAGACAAGTTTACCTGATGCGTGAGGTCGACGGAATTGAAAGCAAAGATATCGTGGAGCAGCTTGGTATCACGCCACAGAACTTATGGACCATTTTACACCGCGCACGAATGGCTCTCCGGAAATGCCTGCAGGATAATTGGTCTGCTCCAGATAAAAGACTTTAG
- a CDS encoding rhomboid family intramembrane serine protease: MNAPIKITYNAPFVLTYSLICLLVLLASGLTDGKSTFHLFSVHGSDSFSDLLTYPRLIGHVLGHINFPHLLGNLTIILLIGPILEEKYGTRDLATMAVITAAITGLLHMLFFEGMLLGASGIVFMFIVLSSLVNVKRKTVPLTFILVCIIFLGNEFALSFEEDSVSQFAHILGGICGSAFGFLRAK; encoded by the coding sequence ATGAATGCACCCATCAAAATAACCTACAATGCTCCCTTTGTCCTTACCTACTCACTAATATGCCTATTGGTACTTTTGGCATCGGGATTGACCGATGGTAAAAGTACATTCCATTTATTTAGTGTTCATGGAAGCGACAGTTTTTCAGACCTGTTAACCTATCCACGCTTAATAGGGCACGTCCTCGGTCATATTAATTTTCCGCATTTGTTGGGCAACTTGACCATCATACTTCTCATTGGCCCCATCCTCGAAGAAAAGTACGGGACACGGGATCTCGCGACCATGGCGGTAATTACAGCAGCAATCACGGGGCTGCTTCACATGCTTTTTTTCGAAGGGATGCTTTTGGGTGCCAGTGGCATCGTGTTCATGTTTATTGTCCTAAGCTCATTGGTAAACGTGAAGCGTAAAACCGTGCCACTAACGTTTATTCTAGTGTGCATCATTTTTCTAGGAAACGAATTTGCGCTTTCGTTTGAAGAAGACAGCGTCTCCCAATTCGCACACATCCTGGGAGGAATCTGCGGAAGCGCATTTGGCTTTTTACGTGCAAAGTAA
- a CDS encoding sigma-70 family RNA polymerase sigma factor, translated as MTLTIQHEAALEEACLLAQIGVGDSHAFRRLYDRYSTPLFSLGLRMLKNPSEAEEALQDTFVKIWKNAAYYDARKSRPFTWAVTIMRRTCIDRIRKLNREPEVTTFEPEQDQEWATAETVRESVALNETRNQVEEALKNVPAKQKKALELALFSGMTHSEIANSLEQPLGTVKSWLKRGLFQLRNSLTETVL; from the coding sequence ATGACTCTTACCATTCAGCACGAAGCGGCCTTGGAAGAAGCCTGTTTGCTGGCACAAATTGGTGTTGGCGATTCTCATGCGTTTCGGAGGCTGTATGATCGGTACTCTACTCCATTGTTTTCACTTGGACTTAGAATGCTTAAGAACCCTTCTGAAGCTGAAGAAGCTTTACAGGATACTTTTGTAAAGATCTGGAAGAATGCGGCTTACTATGATGCTCGAAAGTCTCGCCCCTTTACTTGGGCCGTCACTATCATGCGCCGAACCTGTATTGACCGAATTCGGAAGTTAAATCGTGAACCCGAAGTAACCACTTTCGAACCTGAGCAGGATCAGGAATGGGCTACGGCAGAAACTGTCCGCGAATCCGTCGCCCTCAATGAAACGCGCAATCAAGTCGAGGAGGCGCTAAAGAATGTCCCGGCTAAACAAAAAAAAGCCCTGGAACTCGCTTTGTTTTCCGGCATGACTCATTCCGAAATCGCGAACTCTCTGGAGCAACCCTTAGGTACGGTAAAGTCCTGGCTTAAACGAGGGCTCTTTCAACTTAGAAATTCTTTAACGGAAACAGTTTTATGA
- a CDS encoding SAM-dependent chlorinase/fluorinase: MMKANGLLVLLTDFRTSDWYVASMKATAITVFKEVRFVDITHEISPGSIKEGAFVLRQCYDDFPPGTTFVVVVDPGVGTDRQAITMEAGNYFFVAPNNGVLYPTISKLVTSAAFCIESPNWMGSKRSSTFHGRDIFAPAGAKLASGAHIQEAGPQVQKVVELNFPEPKNLTENPNGQILYFDRFGNGLTNFTKEHIEFRKLLGVRVEDVLFPIAETFGDVETAAPVSYWGSSGYLEVALRDGHAKSAACLTQESIVWPVFSS; encoded by the coding sequence ATGATGAAAGCAAATGGCTTATTAGTGCTCCTGACTGATTTTAGAACAAGCGATTGGTATGTCGCCAGCATGAAAGCAACCGCAATTACGGTTTTCAAGGAAGTTCGATTTGTAGATATTACCCACGAGATCAGCCCTGGATCTATTAAAGAGGGTGCTTTCGTCCTGCGCCAATGCTACGATGACTTCCCGCCGGGCACAACTTTCGTGGTGGTCGTAGACCCTGGCGTTGGGACTGACAGACAAGCTATAACCATGGAAGCAGGAAATTACTTTTTCGTCGCTCCCAACAACGGTGTCTTATATCCAACCATTAGCAAACTGGTTACAAGTGCTGCTTTCTGCATTGAATCTCCAAATTGGATGGGCTCAAAAAGAAGTTCCACATTTCATGGTAGAGACATTTTTGCTCCGGCTGGTGCCAAGCTTGCATCGGGGGCTCATATCCAAGAAGCAGGACCTCAGGTCCAGAAAGTGGTTGAGCTAAATTTTCCTGAGCCAAAGAACCTGACCGAAAATCCAAATGGCCAGATCCTTTACTTTGATCGCTTTGGAAACGGTCTTACCAATTTCACGAAAGAACACATTGAGTTTAGAAAACTTCTTGGAGTTCGAGTTGAAGATGTACTCTTCCCTATAGCAGAAACCTTTGGAGATGTAGAAACGGCGGCACCGGTCAGCTATTGGGGATCCAGTGGATACCTGGAGGTAGCCCTTAGGGACGGACATGCGAAATCAGCAGCTTGTTTAACGCAGGAATCGATCGTTTGGCCGGTCTTCTCTTCTTGA
- the gmk gene encoding guanylate kinase, with protein sequence MGSPDKDLALLLILAGPTGTGKSTLCSRMTDKYGRIQRVITSTTRSPREGEVDGKDYFFFSEEEFDKKLGEDAFYEHAQVHDHRYGTLKSEIQDKLAHSIDLIMNIDVQGVAAFQREAEKDALLKQRLVTIFLMPPSLEEIVRRLIHRGKEDRAAMDRRLESARNEMPLWDTYDFCLISGTKDEDFSKVEGIWKSEKLRVARLK encoded by the coding sequence ATGGGATCTCCAGACAAAGACCTTGCGTTGTTGCTGATTTTGGCCGGCCCAACCGGAACCGGGAAAAGTACGCTTTGTTCAAGAATGACGGATAAGTATGGTCGTATTCAACGGGTGATTACTTCAACCACTCGTTCGCCCCGAGAAGGGGAGGTGGATGGCAAGGACTACTTTTTTTTTAGTGAAGAGGAGTTTGATAAAAAATTGGGCGAAGATGCATTTTACGAACATGCGCAAGTTCATGATCATCGCTACGGTACTTTAAAATCAGAGATCCAAGACAAGTTAGCTCACAGTATTGATCTAATCATGAACATCGATGTGCAGGGAGTGGCGGCCTTTCAGCGGGAAGCGGAAAAAGACGCTCTTCTAAAACAACGATTGGTTACCATTTTCTTAATGCCTCCAAGTCTTGAGGAAATTGTACGGCGGCTAATACACCGTGGGAAAGAAGATCGAGCAGCAATGGATCGCCGCCTTGAGTCAGCTCGAAATGAAATGCCGCTTTGGGATACCTATGACTTTTGCCTCATCAGCGGCACAAAAGATGAAGATTTTTCCAAGGTGGAAGGAATCTGGAAATCAGAAAAGTTACGAGTTGCCCGGCTGAAGTAG